The sequence AGATCGACCTCGCCTGATCGGCCGAATCGATGCCGCTGATGTTCGGCGCGATGTCGGAAATGATCAGATCGAACTTTGTGCCGCCGAGCCAGGCGAGTACCTGCTGCACGATGGCCTCGTCAGTGAAATCGCCCCGGATGAAATCGACATTCTTCAGCTCGTCCATCGGCAGAATGTCTGTGGCGAGCACGCGTCCCTTTTCGCCGACGAGCTTGCCAGCCACCTGCGACCAACCGCCGGGCGCGGAGCCGAGGTCCATGACCCGCATGCCGGCGCGGATCAGTTTGTCCTTGTCATTGAGCTCGATCAGCTTGTAGGCCGAACGCGAACGATAACCGTCCCTCTGTGCCTGCTTGACGAAAGGATCACTGAGGTGGCGGGAGAGCCAGCTGGCGCTGCTTTTCGTTCGGGGCATCTTCCGAGGGAGCTACGGGTTATAATCGCGCGATTCTACCCTCTGCCGGATTTACCGGCCAGGAAGACGCCGGTGATCCGCATTACCGAGTTGCCGTTGCCGCTCGATGACACGCCTGAGGCGCTACGTCAAGCCATTTTGCGGCGTCTTGCCATCCCCGCGGCGGAGTTGCTCGATGTCAATCTCTTCAAGCGCAGCTACGATGCGCGCAAGAAGAACAGCGGCATCCTTTTCATCTGTAT is a genomic window of Candidatus Binataceae bacterium containing:
- a CDS encoding RlmE family RNA methyltransferase; its protein translation is MPRTKSSASWLSRHLSDPFVKQAQRDGYRSRSAYKLIELNDKDKLIRAGMRVMDLGSAPGGWSQVAGKLVGEKGRVLATDILPMDELKNVDFIRGDFTDEAIVQQVLAWLGGTKFDLIISDIAPNISGIDSADQARSIYFLELALDTVCKTLKPGASFAAKMFQGSGSDQYLKELRAHFAKVLIRKPAASRKESREVYLVAKGFTG